The genomic segment CGTTGCCatcataccatgttattttatcatgtatttatgtatgtccGTATGGGTTATAGTAGGTAACCACGGTTATGAGTCATGCTATACTTTACAAAATGTGTGCTACATAGTCGTCAATTTTATGGGTGTCTGTAttcgtgataatataataaaaaataatagacataattatatacttgTGCCTGAGAACTGGACCTAACGTGTCCTATGGTAGCCGGCGGGACAGCCGCAGCTGTGCCACCACCGTGGCTGCGCAACTCGAACCCGAACCACCGGTCCACGAGCTGAATCGGATCTATAGATGCAAGAGATTTGTCGTCGTCACATAAGTCTTCGTCGCCACCACCGGGAGAACGATGACGGCTTCCACCACGGGTGACTTTCACCCACCGGGGCCGCGAACACTGGTGACGCGCCGAAAACACGGCCACAGGCCCTAGCCCGGCGAACAGATCAGCTCTGCGTTCCTCGCGATCGGCGGTCTCGTGCTGCCTCTCTTCCCTCTTCTGTCGGTGTCGATCATCACTACCGCTACGTTGTTTGGTCACCGCCGAGCCGCCCAAGTCGTATTCGTCACCGCCATCCACGTCACCATCGTTGTAGTTGCCTCCGTCACCGGTGTCCGTGAAGTCAGGCGCAATCGACATTAATCGAAATCTGGTCCGtgctataaacatttaaacaaaaatcaaagCTGTATTACTCTacgaattgataatattatccacATCATCGCAGTATTATGACAcaaatgataattgatagtgCGTTAGTccggataattatttttatggtttttataatattattattttactgcaaCGAGTCTCTCGACCGTTCCTATACTGATTTTTAAGTGGACTATgtaaagacaataatatttaaaactgtatttctATATTGCTTTAGagaaaaaatctaaaacctTTTAagcgtttaattttattatgatggaCATTAAATTTGGCCATATCCAGATAAATAATCATTCACACACATTTGCcacaatagtacaatataatctatataatatataaaaatggagcgtgaaaaatgtacgttacctcatcaatcgagaacggctggtccgatttggcttttaagatgttcgtaattgccatgagaaggtttttacgaaagaaaattttaggaaaatctaccggaaaagtaggaaatctggatgtaaaaaatacaacaatagcgcaacagtgtattatatattggttgcacggccatgtttgttgatttgtaatattattttttgtcaatataatatatatatataaattaatgtttgtttgtagattagacctctgggtagaagataggctaatttaaaaagggttaaatttgttttttttttttatattcattggattttagtataCAGTTGGGTTaggattttgttttaattcattatattaatccaGCGTAGatgtaattaagtaaaaacgataaactcggtataactttgatactcaAGAGTTATCATAAACTTACGTATTCAAACAGCACGAGgaccgcgatctaccgcaggtagattatctacctgataatataacTGGtgcaaatcagaatttttattccgggcaatggaaaagttaagataaattttgaacaccatacaccgaatattaaataacgaatagaacaaagtttgagtcataaagagttggtacatttaatgggcaacgaagtggatgggatcagctagtatactatataaacataataatagtaggtacctacgacctacctacaaaataatagtacaatataaacAACAACTGAAAATTGGTGGAATGTTTTTGGCACGGTATACGGACATTTTCCCACCGGACATTTCCCCCCCGGCTGTTTTCGGCGTAGTAGGACATCTTCCcaccattttttcttttttttttttattatttaccatcgaatataaaattataatttcaaattaaaattattatttaatatacacatatttttaattttttttttcatatttatttatttttttttttgtaaaaactgtacctgtttgaatatttaataatttaatatttgctaGTGAATTTGATCTCTGGAGTGCTTCAATGAACATCCAAATATTTGGATGCTGAGTtcttatcaaacttttaaatttattattgaaaccttcactaatattatttattctaccTGTATTTTTCTTTGTAGCATTATGTACATTCCATAAATAAGATGGAACCGCCATAATGACAAACCATTTGATTTTGTAATAGTTATCTTGTAAGTTCTATATTGACGTATGTTctatcaaacttttaaatattatttgttatttttttattaaaattaagattaaagacTTTTTAGTTAACgcacagtttttaaaaataaaaaaaaataatatgaacaaaagctaaaaaatatgtgttaaaaatagtaattatatattcggaggtaaataattaaaaataaaaaaacaaaaaaaacgggGGGAAATTGTCCGCATCCAAAAATGTATCAGGGGGGAAATGTCCGGGGGAAAATGTCCGCCAATCTTTTGGCACGTGTGAGCCAgttagctataataaatataaaaaaggtgggcaagtgggtgtcactctgctgtacagtaggttataagtgggtcactgtaatggatgatgttaaattttaattcaatgatataatatcattgtataagaaaaatgattctaagcGATGACTGTCAATTAgcatgatattactaagtatttttatatttgatgatattactgtgaataaattaatttatattatataacctatttacgtgaaaccttattttaaattttcaatcattagctataacatttgaacattttataaatatttaactacaaaatcattattacattttaaatttgataaattttgtcaaaattcaaactttaaatgcttgtaaaagaaaattgtgcctatgtattttcaactgcttatgtaacaatatagcaggagccttgtattcaatttaaaagctttttgacccaaaaaatataattttattgagatttatagatagaaaaactaaaaaaattgaaaatagaaaatgtcaccaaacaaatcaaaatattatgaacattttatcaagtatggaactggataaaataaacatatagtataaatttcaagtacctacctatagttattagtttttaaattacaacaaaatatgataaactcTAATTGaaaaatcgagtaaatatcctatgttgttaaaatttcaGCTTCAAATGTGTGGTAGCGCAAAGGTAGTTTTGTGAGTCTGAAGATTAGTAATTGTTTTGATAGATGGATGgattatgacttatgagcgGCTGCGTGGATGTTAGATAGGAAGTGGGTATACTAGGTAATatctgtgtaggtacctataggtacaaggTACTTGAGGTAGATTTTATATTGGCTTAAGGTTAAATGATTTAGTAAAAGGCGTTAAATTAGCTTGTAATATATGTATGCAAAAGAGgcgttttaatatcaataaatgggTGGGCAAAATGATTAGTTGTTGTCTTGACTCTTGAGGCTCACGCATAATGccatatttatctttatatactattaaaacgtGAGCAGACTTCTTTGGGCAGCTATTTCTAAAGTTATTTATCATCATTTCTGATTTCGTCATTTCATGtggcaaatacaaaataataagtgaaatatttgcattttccgtgtgaaaatgtttttcgtatatatttaaatgtaattaaaacttaagaaattaaattactttctattttaatttgttcctaaacattattataacgatttatacattttttatatttatttatatattatataattgttcaaCAATCTTGTATTTTTACTGTGACCCGGGTTGATTACAGGTAAttcagctagtaataatataatgcagtgtACTTTGTACAGGTGATACTTACGTCTGATTAGCACACCACGGTCGACGTCCAGGCCAGGTACGCCAGCGATCCCGGCAGCGGTAAGCTCCTCTTGGTCGCCCGAACAATAATCCGCTACCGCAGCAGCGTCGACACCGTCGTCGTCCGAGCAACAGTCGTGGCAATCCCAGCAACGGCTACAATTCTTCTCGGCACGGCCATCTCTGCGAGTGCTGTCACCTCCACCGCCTTCACCTTCGGCCGTAGCGTATTCGTCTTCTTCTTCGTCACGGAGGTGCGATAACAACAACCGTACTGTCCGCTGGCGTTCTCGGTCCAACACGCCGGCTAGCAAACCCCCTCCACCGCCGCTGCCCGATGTGTTCCCCTCGGATTTAACCCGGAGCTGCCGACACAGACGCAGTGCGCGGTCCGCTCGGTCGTGGGCCGCTGCCGCCGCCTCCAGTAACAGCTTACCTGCAACGAGGTTATACGGCTTAATAACTCCGATAGCAgtgaattcataaaattttgagATCACGTGCTCACattcatattttgttacaaaataaaagtaaaacaaaaaacaaaatttttctgatgcaatttttttaaaaaatatattatgtatgtttataatttcttaatatcttaattgaatattttccgCCATGTCACTGTAAACAATGTAAAAGTGAAAAACAACgcagaaaaattcaaaacatcgCACTATCTACTTATGAAGGAATAAAATACTGAAtacgatatatttttagaaattctcGTTTTGTTGTAAGACCAATATCCATGCAAATTCAAAGTTCGAGATGCTAGAACCCCGAAGTgtcaacttattaaaatataagtaatactaTAGGATGATGAGTAACGTATACATCGTTACTAATACTGACCCACTGCaggctataaatataatttgcggAAGGCTAGAGAAGACGTTTAGAGATCATAACCTTTAGGGCTTTAGTCACCGCATGCACCTCTCAGTCACGCCTCTGGTTAACTCTTTATACATTAGACATTAAGAACATTTAGGGTTGAATCCATACCAAGTTGCTTGCGACGCCGCCGTTGCCGCACCGCCACTGAGCTCGtctcgtcatcgtcgtcgtcgtcatcagcCACCCCAAGACCCGCGGCCGCCGCAGCCGCTGTCAGCTCCGTCAGCAGTTGATTGGCGTCCGAGTCGACGGTGCCACGACGGCGGGCACCACCAATATGGTGCTGCTTGTCCGGCTGTCCGTCCGCGCCGCATCGACGGAACGGGAGCAGGGCGCACGCAGCGTAACGGTACGCCAGCGCCGCGTAGTGCCGGTCTTTGATCCGGCACACGGCCACCCAGACGTCCGGCAAAATAGACGCCGGTGTCGCCGCTACACCCTGCTCGCCACCGTTTTCCTTACCACGATGGGCGGCTTTTTCGTTGGACTGGCGGCTGCAGCTATTGTACACCACATCCCCGTACATTCGCGACACCTTCGtaacgaaaacgaaaaattattctataatttctaTAGTTAGTATCTAGGTATTATAACCACAAGTATAGTTTACTCGAGTATAGTTGTAACTGGTTATAATTTAGAATGTGCTTTGAAATTATTTACTGATTACAAGTTACAGTTACAGTAACGTCTTAGgcacaatttaatttacaagtTACTTCATTAtttaagtgtaggtacctatttcttcaaaaaaaaaaatagctactgctaaatatttgtttgtatgaggagttaataagaaaaaataattagttaagttaaaaatcgaaACTAACTAAAAGGTTAGGTGAACACGAAATATGGATAAGGATAACATACGCTGACACACAAATGTACTTATTGGTACAGTACCAATTATACTTTAAATccgatacattttaaaataaataatacaattaccgTTAATTACACAGAATCTTACACATAtcttgacaattttttattttattcctaatattagtgaaaactgaaaatcaggaaaaataagtatacctatacctagtcAGCGTGGGCGTATCTAGAGGGTGCTATGTTTGGTGATTTTGGTTGGAAAATAAATCAACTTTCATAtcgatgtaaataaaaaattttaaatattaaaaatatctacttaattgatattgaatattgatatcaaccgattattaattaaatcctATTCAAATGCAACTTTAGATAGGTAGATCGTAGCCCGTAGTTGCATGTATCATGTATTTTAAATCGCAAACAATTTGTAACcagttacattttaaaatttgaaaatgacacgaaaatgtaattgattaaattaatattaggtattagtaTTGCCCAACCCTGATTATAGGCATTAGTAGTGTAATACTTTAACGtacaaatacctaatacatttagaTATTCTACCATAGTACCATCTTAATACTCGATTACAGTgacaattgaaaattaataattaataaaatcatcatgttattatacttattacactTACGTATAGTacgtatacctactacctatacctaatattactaatatgtattatataatatggtttcgTTGTACCAAATAACAGGGCCGTATCTAGGCACTGACAAGAGCGCATTTGCCAGGGGCGCAATTGTACGAAAGGCGCAAATTTATCGAGTGGCAGTCTCAATTCAAATAggataatttacaaaaaaaaataaaaacccgtcgttttaaaaaaaaacttaatgagGGGGGGCGCGAAATTGGTTTTCTGCCAGGGGCGCTActggattttaaaaattcatataggtaggtacttaaatagcGTAATACAAAATGAATTAAGATGTAGTCCTACTATCCTATCTGAAAAACTATGCTCCGGTACCCCTAATGGCCTAATGTACTAAACTTCCCAAAGAATACAAAACTAAGGAACTaccaacaaaaatgtataattgtattatatattcaacattGTATTATCTGTATTAGTTATGTTTATTgctaagttatatttttaggtaagtatattatgtgcattgttttatatatattttaacattttaaaataatttttcaataattgtaattaagcTTAGCTTAAATTGTATTCCTGTGGCCAATGGCTCAAATCCTCCAAggcagtttataaaataaaaaaatatagaattaaaaaaaaaaaaaagaattatactAGGTAATTCAATATTAGCTAGGTACTAAAGTCTAAAAGATTATTTATGGTTAGTAAATTGTGACAAATGACGATCGCGATGTCTCGATTGGAATGTAATACAATAACTGACTGGTCTTGCAAAATTATGTCAACGGATTCCACAGTCTCGACGTCGTTCGACACGCACCATTTCTGATGTTTGTTAAGATATTAcgtataagtacaatattattattattatttagaagttAATAGCCATATATAAAAGCTACAATACGtaccttaaattattatcattgagacattatgtacacaatatatgaTAGACTGTCGCCATtagtggtttttatttatttattaattattatactcaaggTGCCTGCACGTGACCTGTTGTTTTGCACatgccttacaggaaaaactctcacgtcTCGTAATTATTATCCatttggtaattttaattttttgtggaAGAGAAAAGATTACGTCATATGGTGCGCATTggacttcaatttttttaattctatttctaagccattaaattataattaacgatttttaatattaccaacTTTCATAAGCTTCTGTTTTAAGGAATAAATCAAGAATCGAAGTCCAATCCTTTagagacatattattttactaacaaaataatgaatgaaATCAAGACACTCTACTAGTCATGAAAGTTTCATGTAAAACGTGTTTTGAGCAAAAATTCAATCTGATTATTTTTGGTTGGAGGTGCCGTTGACATGCGCACGCCTACAGCGTGTGAATAGATGGGTATAGCAACCATCAAACTcacattaataatcatttagGATTTACGACTAACCTGCAAAGGCAACGGCCAGTGGTGGAGACGAAATTgcatattgcctaaatattgctCCTTACAATACACGAGAGtataacatacctacttactaattattatgtatatatgggTAGAGGTACTCACGTGGGCCGCTTCACGAGCCAACTCTGTCCACGACGGCGTATTTGCGGTTACCTCGCACGTCCCTCCAACGTTACCACCACTGATACCTGATGCCGATGTTCGTCTCGTTGTGGCATCTCGGTCACCACGGTTACGACGGTCACCACTACCAAGTCCTTCTGCGTCGGCCTCAGCTTCTTTGGCTTGGTCGCCTCGATGACGTTTACGACTACACCGATGCCGAACGGACGTCAAGAAGCGCCATTGTAATTTCTCGAAAGCACATTCGTGAGCCTGAGCCTATATGTTAGCGACGaatacaataatgtaatttaatggtCATCAATAGGCCAAAAGttatataacatacctataaataacaaatctaacaaatattcttttattttaacttttttttaaatatacaaatagctCGTGTACCTAAACGAAGGTATCAGAATAGATGAGTTCTTTTAAATCATTCAACTTGcgatcaatttattttatttaattctgaagtaaataattattttaaataaataaatttaaatgtcccagtaagtataaattaatattaatgctcTTGAATAAACGCGAACGTATACAACTTTCGGTCTCTTTACCATCGGCACTGTACGTATTAAGCCGCTGTCGTGCCGatgggtataaaatataataatataacaataacatataaatatcacTGACCATCATGACTGCGTATAATACGCCTGTGGCGCGCAGATCGGCGGCACGGGCGGGCGCGTTTGCAAACGTGTCGCCGATGTGCCGATACGCGCCGGCGGCCCGCAGGAAGCATTGCGCAGCAGCCGCGGCCCCATCGGCCACGTCAGGTCCAGTCGAGGTCGACGATGAGCCGGGCCCGCTTTCCCGAGCCAATGCTCATGctgtagtcgtcgtcgtcgccgtcgtctgCGTCGTCTCTGCAACGGCGGTCATGCTTGGCGCCCATTTGCGTGTGCACCGCAGCCACGTTAAACAGTACGCACGCTTGCTCGAACCGGACGGTGCGTTGTCCGCACGACGGCACTGGACCACCAAACGAATCGTACCTTAACGAACGCAGGGACGGGATGAGTTTAAATGATAATTGGAAATGTTAtggtttttatgtttgtttgtggtataatattgtgttttgtttttaccagtatactgtattatagtatattgaatattgCTTTCAGCGAATCctgtttttaatcttttaattatttttagttaagtcAGCGTGACGAGCTATATTCTAATTTTCATCAACGTTGTTATTACACATTACATAACAAAGATGTATATTTGTATCTGCAtgtctgaatataatattatgcggatGGCAAATCACCATACCATAGTGTTGCAGTGTATATAGTTTCAGTTTTGTAatggtacaataattaatatattacgataaaaaataaaatgtagaaaattgATACTAATTTATAGCACCTACTGGTATACTGTcatgtatattacaatttattattatttagattttggtGGTGAGTGGTGACTGGTGGTATAGGTTAATAGGtacttttgatatattattaatattattatatgtacatataaagtaaaaatgtattttattaaattgtacgaagcaaataaaatgaacatataattaagtatagtagcactacattaattaaaaattgatctgTTTTTAGACATAGAGGTAAGAGTTGTTTTTAAGACTGTAAAAATTAACCAAGTGCCTACCACATGTAAATTGCGAATTCCATCAAATAATAATGCTGGTTATTTACCCAtctacatagttttttttatgtatgtacatttgtcaatttatcatattaccattgagtatatattgtatatataaactcaattatattacgtatgttattatattttagagatAGATTACCACTCGAAATAAATGGCCGGTGGTGGTGACGTCAATGATGAACCGACGGCGGGCGAATactgttgctgctgttgcttAACGTGACGATAATTGGGGTCCTGCTGCTGACGATTATGTTGTTGATAATGTCGCGACGTTGTCGTCACCGGTACCGCAAAAGAAGCCGGTGGGAAAAACCTGCGATCTACGTAGTACAGTTGCCTGTAATACCGTAGCAAAAGTCGAACGCCGTCCAAGTCTCTGCTAGGCGTCTGTGTGTCCTGTAAAATGATTACGATGGATTCAACTTTGGG from the Acyrthosiphon pisum isolate AL4f chromosome X, pea_aphid_22Mar2018_4r6ur, whole genome shotgun sequence genome contains:
- the LOC100572846 gene encoding uncharacterized protein LOC100572846, whose translation is MAATAVTRAHNRAIAKGTDPKAATCRAKLQRARSALNRQMDRELRLREGAENLLRATTMDGGSSDNSGIVGSGGGRRNKSKSRKLIRQTVALELSFLDSNVRLLADELAELNGSVDVYQHRDDDHDGEDDFDGPAVVGASANGSMVNRRRLHRQRLMPMIAVPLKDTRPIDFGPPLERFISQHYGVDLSAAPEETNASQGGVGENGDDCDGSGVAVRRRSLSLREAIDELTQLRVDTQTPSRDLDGVRLLLRYYRQLYYVDRRFFPPASFAVPVTTTSRHYQQHNRQQQDPNYRHVKQQQQQYSPAVGSSLTSPPPAIYFEWYDSFGGPVPSCGQRTVRFEQACVLFNVAAVHTQMGAKHDRSTSTGPDVADGAAAAAQCFLRAAGAYRHIGDTFANAPARAADLRATGVLYAVMMAQAHECAFEKLQWRFLTSVRHRCSRKRHRGDQAKEAEADAEGLGSGDRRNRGDRDATTRRTSASGISGGNVGGTCEVTANTPSWTELAREAAHVSRMYGDVVYNSCSRQSNEKAAHRGKENGGEQGVAATPASILPDVWVAVCRIKDRHYAALAYRYAACALLPFRRCGADGQPDKQHHIGGARRRGTVDSDANQLLTELTAAAAAAGLGVADDDDDDDETSSVAVRQRRRRKQLGKLLLEAAAAAHDRADRALRLCRQLRVKSEGNTSGSGGGGGLLAGVLDRERQRTVRLLLSHLRDEEEDEYATAEGEGGGGDSTRRDGRAEKNCSRCWDCHDCCSDDDGVDAAAVADYCSGDQEELTAAGIAGVPGLDVDRGVLIRPRTRFRLMSIAPDFTDTGDGGNYNDGDVDGGDEYDLGGSAVTKQRSGSDDRHRQKREERQHETADREERRADLFAGLGPVAVFSARHQCSRPRWVKVTRGGSRHRSPGGGDEDLCDDDKSLASIDPIQLVDRWFGFELRSHGGGTAAAVPPATIGHVRSSSQAQHVGLRRGDIVVALKLCAGDGGSGRAIDVRWETCRRVAEFIVRHHQRRRKSSSGEGAVIQLKVVTPITASGASDGYVDPNKIYKRRSTNMAALNSNIHSAPPLPPMLSQTTSKQRRQRRQNTNGGSEGTESTNKKITWLWNPFRRRRRSVVGNKC